One region of Termitidicoccus mucosus genomic DNA includes:
- a CDS encoding autotransporter-associated beta strand repeat-containing protein — MFLPLFADPLPPDGTVISSNTTVTDRTTIVAGSSLALTLADSATLTIRDSFFSGMGGAVYVNDGATFTIAPATTNGTGRVVYTGNTASLYGGAISNSGSVTLTEVTFASNTAVMDGGAIENYDSVMLTNVTFTGNTVSGRGGAIDNWGGTVSINVTSGTHIEATGNTAGTGGFLYAYASALTTFNIEAGATLTIGDAGETNKAIDSIASYNATAVLTKSGAGKLVLHADNSQFTGTFNIDAGAVEIDGGTASHALNATLASANAGAALTKLGGGTLTLYQGQHRLHRRLQHRRRRGASQPVR; from the coding sequence CCGTGACTGATCGCACCACCATTGTCGCAGGATCGTCGCTCGCCCTCACCCTTGCAGACAGCGCGACCCTGACCATCAGGGACAGCTTTTTCTCCGGCATGGGCGGCGCGGTCTATGTCAATGATGGCGCGACTTTCACCATTGCCCCGGCAACCACAAACGGCACCGGCCGGGTCGTCTATACCGGCAACACCGCCAGCCTTTACGGCGGCGCAATCTCCAACTCCGGCAGCGTGACGCTGACCGAGGTGACCTTCGCCAGCAACACCGCCGTCATGGATGGCGGCGCAATCGAAAACTATGACAGCGTAATGCTGACCAACGTCACCTTCACCGGCAATACTGTCAGCGGGCGGGGTGGGGCAATCGACAATTGGGGCGGCACCGTGAGCATTAACGTGACCAGCGGGACGCACATCGAGGCAACGGGCAACACCGCTGGAACGGGCGGCTTCCTCTATGCCTATGCGAGCGCCCTCACCACCTTCAACATCGAGGCCGGGGCGACCCTGACCATCGGCGACGCTGGCGAGACGAACAAGGCGATCGACTCCATTGCCAGCTACAATGCCACCGCCGTCCTGACCAAGAGCGGGGCGGGCAAGCTGGTGCTTCATGCGGACAACTCGCAGTTCACCGGCACCTTCAACATCGACGCAGGCGCGGTGGAGATCGATGGCGGGACGGCGAGCCATGCGCTCAACGCCACGCTGGCGAGCGCCAATGCCGGTGCCGCGCTCACCAAGCTCGGCGGCGGCACACTCACGCTCTACCAAGGACAACACCGCCTACACCGGCGCCTTCAACATCGACGAAGGCGTGGTGCAAGCCAGCCAGTCCGTTAA